Below is a genomic region from Gemmatimonadota bacterium.
CGGCGATACGCGCGCGTGGCAAAGCGGGTCAGGATATCGCGCGGTTTGATTTTGTTGGGATCGCGCTTGCCAAAGATACTCGTGTGCGAAGGCGGGGGCCACTGGTCGTAAAGGGGACCTTCGATTTCGACTTTGTATATGCGAATGCTCGGTCCCAGATAGTTCATGACTGCGACTTCGGTTTGCCGATGTACGAGTTCCTGGTCTTCTCTCTGAGACAGTTTGCGCCGGTCTGTTTTGTCGTATAGCTGGGGATGATAACGCCTCAGAATGCTCCGCCAATAAAGGGAGATCGGTCCGTTTGGATAGGTGACGCGCGGCACGTAGGACTCGTCCAGATAGAGTTCGCGTTCGTAATCGCGGGGTTTGCCATCTGCGATCATTTCAAATTCGGCCAGTGTTATATCCGATGTGTTGCTCTGCCGCAGGTCGCCATAACGCCCGGATGCGGCGACAATGCCCAGGCGCATGGGTTCATTTTCGTCTGTTCGCAGTGCTTTGTCATAGGGGTGTTGCTGGTTGTGTGCAGATGCGCGAACGCGAACGCGGTACATTCCCGAATGCGGTACGCCTTTTCGGAATCTGTCGATGGACATATATCCCCAGCGGTCGTCGGGTCGGCGGAATATCTCGTCGTATCCCTGTTTCAAGCGGCGGCTCGCCGGTGTCAAAAATCCACCGGCCCCACGCATGATGGGAAAGGTGAATTCGTGTGTTTTCACTTCTGGCGGTGGGCCGGGCAATACAGCGCGTTGTACGATTTGATCGGCGGCGTCGAGATATTTTTCGACCAGGAAATCCGACATGACGAGGGTTTTGCCGATGTTGTCGAATCCGTGTTCTTCATCGTCCTGGGGAAATGCATCTGTGGGGTCGAATATGGTCATGTCCAGATGCAATAGATCCCGAATGGTGTTGCGGTATTCGTTCCGATTTAACCGGCGCAAGACCGTTTGTCCGCCCGTGCTTTCTTCGGCTTCGTAATGCGCTTTTAGCGAGGCGGTGATCCAGTCGATCACGGGCATCATTTCCGCGAGTTCGGGCTGCGGCTCTTCATAGGGCGGCATTAAGCCGAGGTTTAACATGTCGGCGATATTTTGCCACGTTAGCAATACATCTTCATTGTGAAAATCCAACGTGAGGGTGTCAAACCGCAGGTCTGCTTTTTGAAGCTCTGCGCCGTGGCATTTATAACATCGCTGCGCCAGAAACGTCCGCACGGTGTTTTTGTATGTCGCATCTCCTTCTGCCCAGGCAGTTGCTGAGAGAAAAATGCCGATCAGGAGGAATAGAACGCTTTTTTTCATTTTTATTCGAATCCTTTTAGCGTGCCGGTGCTCTGGCCAAAGTGATCGATTTCCAGCCCGAAATTTTGTAAC
It encodes:
- a CDS encoding DUF1592 domain-containing protein; the protein is MKKSVLFLLIGIFLSATAWAEGDATYKNTVRTFLAQRCYKCHGAELQKADLRFDTLTLDFHNEDVLLTWQNIADMLNLGLMPPYEEPQPELAEMMPVIDWITASLKAHYEAEESTGGQTVLRRLNRNEYRNTIRDLLHLDMTIFDPTDAFPQDDEEHGFDNIGKTLVMSDFLVEKYLDAADQIVQRAVLPGPPPEVKTHEFTFPIMRGAGGFLTPASRRLKQGYDEIFRRPDDRWGYMSIDRFRKGVPHSGMYRVRVRASAHNQQHPYDKALRTDENEPMRLGIVAASGRYGDLRQSNTSDITLAEFEMIADGKPRDYERELYLDESYVPRVTYPNGPISLYWRSILRRYHPQLYDKTDRRKLSQREDQELVHRQTEVAVMNYLGPSIRIYKVEIEGPLYDQWPPPSHTSIFGKRDPNKIKPRDILTRFATRAYRRPVKHSEIAHILQLVEQREKAGASRVQAITMGLKAILCSPNFLYLYENEGQLEDYALASKLSYFLWSSMPDEELFALAKKKRLHKPDVLRAQIDRMLKDEKAQAFVENFTERWLALYKIGEMPPDPRNFRLYYQAHLEDAIKKETHAFFQHILDKNMSIAHFIDSDFTFINRDLSLLYRIEGVEGREFRKVKLNDPKRGGLLGHASVLTATSNGIETSPVVRGVWVLENILGTPPPPPLPDIEPLEPDIRGSTTIRQQLASHREIATCNECHRHIDPIGFALENFNPIGAWRYGYGPKKPKIDASDVLSDGSKFDNLVGFKKILMQKKDQFARCLTEKMLTYATGRTLEATDRPEVDRIVNDLKTQGYGLKDLVLLVATSEPFLTK